CTTTAGCTGAAGCTGCAAGTTGGGATTTAAATGCGATTAAAAAATCTGCTGAAACGGCTGCTGCAGAAGCTTCAGCATCTGGAATTAACTGGACATTTGGGCCTATGGTGGATATTTCTAGAGATGCTCGTTGGGGGCGTTCCATGGAAGGGGCTGGTGAAGATCCATTTTTAGGAAGTAAAATAGCAGTGGCAAGAGTACAAGGTTTTCAAGGAGATGATTTGTCATCACCTACCACCATTGCTGCTTGTGCCAAGCATTTTGCTGCTTATGGATTTTCGGAATCGGGAAAAGAATACAATACGGTTGATATAGGAACTTCAACCTTACATAATATTGTTTTGCCTCCTTTTAAAGCAGCAGTAGATGCGGGGGTTCGAACTTTAATGAATTCTTTTAATGAGTTAAATGGTGTTCCTGCTACTGGAAACGTTTATTTACAAAGAGATATTTTAAAAGGAAAATGGGGATTCAATGGTTTTGTAATTTCTGATTGGGCTTCTTTGAATGAAATGATTACATGGGGACACGCAAAAAACAAAAGAGAAGCAGCAAGGCTCGCTGCGCTAGCGGGTTCTGATATGGACATGGAAGGATATGTTTATATTGAGGAATTAGCTCAGTTGGTAAAAGATGGCGTGATTCAAGAGGCTATTTTAGATGATGCGGTTAGTAGAATTTTAAGAGTGAAATTTGAATTAGGTCTCTTTGATGATCCATATAAATATTGTGACGAAAAAAGAGAAAAGGAAACCGTAGGAAGCAAAAAAGCACATGAAGCGGTGTTGGACATGGCTAAAAAATCTATAGTGCTTTTAAAAAATCAAAATAAGATACTTCCATTAAAAAAAGAAGGTCAAAAAATAGCTTTGATTGGTGCCTTGGCTAGTGATAAAAATAGTCCTTTAGGGAGTTGGAGAATTGCTGCTGAAAATAACACAGCAGTATCGGTTTTGGAGGGGATGCAACAATACAAAGGAAATGAATTGTTGTTTGAAAAAGGATCAGAGTTTTTTATTGGAGATTCTAATTTTTTACAAGAGGTGAAAATTAATACTTCCAATAAATCAGGGGTTAAAGAAGCGGTTGCAACTGCCAAAAAAGCAGATGTGGTTGTGATGGTTTTAGGAGAAAACGGTTTTCAGTCTGGAGAGGGGCGTAGTAGGACAGAGTTAGATTTACCAGCAATACAGCAAGAGTTATTAGAAGAGGTTTATAAAGTAAATCCTAATATTGTTTTGGTGCTAAACAGCGGTAGGCCTTTGTCTATCAATTGGGCAGATAAACACATTCCTGCTATTGTAGAAGCTTGGCATTTGGGTACGGAAACAGGAAATGCTGTGGCTCAAGTGTTATACGGAGACTACAATCCAAGTGGAAAACTACCCATGACGTTTCCAAGAAATGTAGGACAAGTACCTATTTATTACAATTATAAAAATACAGGTAGACCAACCAATAAAGATAATAATGTTTTTTGGTCTCATTATTCAGATGTAGAAAAAACACCATTATATCCTTTTGGGCATGGATTAAGCTACACAACTTTTGAATACAGTGATGTAATACTAAACGGAACTTCTTTTAAAATAGGAGATGATGTTGATGTTTCTGTGACTTTAAAAAATACAGGGAAAGTAACAGGAAAAGAAGTGGTGCAATTGTATATTAGAGATTTATATGCAAGCGTTACCCGACCTGTTAAAGAATTAAAAGGATTTGAATTGGTTAAATTAAAAGCTGGTGAATCAAAAACAATTCATTTCACCTTAAACAAAGAAACCTTAGGGTTCTACGATAATGATGGAACATATGTTGTAGAACCAGGAGATTTTAAAGTATTTATTGGTGGAAGCTCTATAACAACTCTTGAAACAGACTTTAAATTAGTAGATTAGCGAGTAAACCTCACATGGTTAAAAAAAGAGGCTTTAGCTCTACAAATTTTGTAGAGCTTTTTTAGTTTTTAAAAATAATCATTAAGATTATTTATTCAGGTTATTTAGTGTTTCATTTGCCTGTTTAATGATTTGTAAAGTTGAAACATCCGAAGCAAATACCGAGTTTAATCCTTGAGGTTCTTGTGGAGGATCGGCAGTAAAATCATCGCCATGTTGCCATTTTCCGTTGTTATTTTTAGGATTGGTTTTAGCAAACCCTGCAAATCCCCAGAAATTTGCCCCAGCAAGCACGCCTTGATTTTTATAGCTCTCTATAACTTTGTTAAAAACAGATTTATAATAATTGTCCCTGTTTTCAACTGAAGCTTTTGGCGATAAGCTTTCTTTTTCACGAGGAAATCCAAATTCAGACATCACAAGAGGCTTATTGAACTCTTTAGCTACCTCCATATGTTCATCGATGTCTTGGTATGTTTTTTCTATGGATTCTTCTGTTGATTGTGCTTCATTATTAATATCATACCAACTCCAGTTTTTTGGCCAAATATGCAGCGTTAAGTAATCAATATTTTTATTAGCATGTAGTCTTTTATACATGTCTATGTCTTCTAAAAACCCATGTTTTCCTTCTGTTCCAGTGGATGTTAAATGATTGGTATCTAATGTTTTAATTAAATTAACCGTTTCATTTAACCAACTTGCAAACGATTTTTCATGTTCAGGTGTCATTAATACACGAGGCTCATTGGCAACTTGCCAAGACATCACCGTATTATCTTCAGTGTATTTTATTCCTGAATATTTATTTGTTCTTCCAATAATAAATCTCAAATGATTGTAATAGGCTTCTTTACAGGGTTTGCAACTATGAAACTGCTTAGTATAGTTCATATACTCATCCCAAGTATATTGTTCCAAAAAGGGGTTTGGTACTTCGCCGTAACCATTCCATTTTAGGTATTCAGACATCCCTCCAGACCATATCCAGTTATTGTTTAAATACAAAACAGCATACATATTCCGCTTTCGCATTTCCGCCATTAAAAAATCCAATCCATCAAGAAGGTTTTTATTGTATTTCCCTTGTTCATATTGTAATGCCGGATATACTTTAGAATCTCCACCATCTCCTTCTGCTCCAACTAAAATGCGTAGGTTGTCAATACCTAGGTCTTTCATAAGATCCAATTCTTTAATTAACCGATCTCTATCACCTATATTTTTAGCTGCTATTAATGGGCCGTACCAATAATTTGCACCAACAAAATAATAGGGTTTTCCTTCTTTAATAAACTGGGAATCCTTTACTGTGATTTGTTTAATATCTACCATCCTTACGGATTTTCTGTATTTAGCACTTTTACATGCTGAAAAAAGTACTATTGTTAAAACAAGTAAAAAAGGTTTATTGATTTTCATTATAATTTTAGATTTAGTTTGGTAATGCATACATGTTAGGTAACTTATTTTGTAACACCGATTTTGGTTTGTTAGCAAAGGCGATAAAATCGGCAGTATCTGGTAACCCTGGAGCTGGTGTGCAATAAGTGTCTTTTGAGTTATACCAAAACATCATATAACCAATTTCAGTATTATTTACTGTTATGGCATTATATAAGTTTGTTGAATAAAAGTTTGGAATAGGACTGTTTGAGCCAGGCGTTACAAAATATCCCGTTTCAGTTAATGCTGCTATTTTAACCTTTTCTATCGCTAAATGTGAAATAATTTGAAGTTTGTTGTTAGCATTGTCAACCCCTGTCTGTCCTTGATTATTTAAATCACCGTAGTTGTCCATTCCTATAATATCTACATAGTTATCGCCTGGATACCTTTCTAAATATTCAGAAGCTGAAATAAAACTATTATCTGGGGAAAAAGCAAAAAGGATATTGTTTACATTTAAAGTGTCTCTTAAATAGTCAACCGTAAATTGCCAAAGCGCAATAAATTGTTGGGGCGTACAGTAGGAAGCCCCCCACCAAAACCAGTCGCCATCAAATTCATGGAATGGTCTGAATATAAATGGCACTAATTTTCCATCAGCACCTACCATTCTTTTGGCAACCTCAGCAACTTTTTCAATTTTTTGTTTGTAATACTCATGGTTTTCACCTTTTGGTAAAATACTTTTAAAGGCATTGTTTTTTTGAAAATCTGTCATTTCAGAAGTATAAAAACTAACACCCTCATAAGGCTCTCTTAAATGCCAACTAAAGGCGTTTACCATGCCTTTGTTATAGGCTTCAACGGCATCTGCTTTAATACGTTGTTCTTGTTGATAGAACCAATTTGTTGGTGTGCCATCGTTAAGATCGTCTGTTATAAACAAAAAATCTGACCCTAATAATCCGGGGTCACTCCCAGTGGTTTTCTTAATGTCTGAATCTCCTATGGCATCATTATATAAATTATGAAAAGCATTATGCTGTCCTACTATAAAGTTCGATTTGGATAATATTTTAAGATTATAAAACAGAGCGGCTGTTTCTGTTGTAGCGTTTGGATTTACCATGTATAATCGAGTATCTTCTGGCTGTAAAACAAAAGCATTCTCTGGAGTTGAAGGATCTATAATTTCAGGTTCTTCAGGAAATTCATCTTTAGAACATCCTATTGCTAAAAATGCTAAAAGAAGCCATATAAAAACAGGGAGCTTAACTAATATAAATTTATATAAATTATTCATAATTCCCTATGCCTAATTGCTAGTTTAAGTTACTTGTTTAAAAGAATACACGCCCTAGATGTGTGGTAGGGTGCTTTCCACATACTTACTTTATCTTCTTGCGTGTAAACAGTTCCATTTTTATCAACTCTAAAAAACCATTCTCCGTGCTCATGATCTAAGAGGTGATTTTTAATATAATCCCATATTTTAAGAGAAGCTGTTATATATTGATCATTAGTTTCTAAACTATGAGCATATTTCAAGCCAATAAGAGCTTCTACTTGTGGCCACCAATGCTTATCTGTATCTATATGGTTTGTGTTTCTGTTTTTTTCATTTAGAACAGCACCTGTTTCATCTATGGCTTCTTGTAAAAAAGTATTAGCTACTTTTAATGCTATTTCATTCGCTTTGGATAATAAAAAATCATTATTCAAGGTTTTAGCTGCTTCAATAACCAACCATGCTGTTTCAATATCATGACCAAAAGACACGGTGTCGCTTAATAAATGCCACGTATCATCAAAGAATAAATCGTAATGATTTTTATTATTCAAGAATTTTTCAAAAAATAAATCAACAAGTGTTTTTAAAGAGCTTCTTAATTGATTGTTATCATGAATTTTAAGTAAGGTTGTATAGGCTTCTAAAACATGTAAATGTGTATTCATGGTTTTAGAAGCATTCATGTCTTTATCACTTAATCGCATATCTTCTATCGGACTCCAATCTTCATGGAAAGCCTCAAAATAGCCGCTATTCAAATCATCTTTGGCATGTTCTTCAATCAGTTCAAATAGTTCTATAGCCCAATTTTTAGCAGCTTCATTTTTAGTAAATAGGTAATATTCAGATAAAGCATAAATGGTAAACGCTTGGGCGTAAATTTGCTTTCGTTTATTTAAAGGATTGCCTTTATAATCAAGTTCCCAAAAAACTCCTTGGTGCATTACATCATTAAAAAAAGTCTTCAAATATTTAAATGCTCTATCACAAATAATACGATATTCATCGGTTTTTAAATGATTAGAAGCGGCCGAAAACGACCAAAGAATCCGTGTATTTAAAATAATACCCTTAGGCGCTTCTGAAACTACGTTATTATAATGATCTATTTTGCCTACAAAACCACCGTGTTCTTGGTCTAATGTGTTATTCGTCCAATAACTTAATATGTTTTTTAATTCAGAATTAAGTTCAGATTTAAGTTGGTCGTAGGTATCCATGATTAATACAAACCTTTATTTTTTTCTATTAGATTTAAAATAGTTTCTACAGAACCTGCAGATGTAAATTTATCTTCGGGCGTATTCATACAATAATCAATTAATTTTTCTATAGTTGATGTAGCCACATGCATTCTGGTGTCGCAAGATGCATAATAAATATATACAGTACCGTCATCGTCCGCTATCCAACCATTTGAAAATAATACGTTAGATACGTCCCCTATGCGTTCTTCATTTTCGGGAGCCATAAAATATCCCGCTGGATGGTGAATCACTTTTGAAATATCATTCAAATCCGTCATAAACATATATAACGTATAGCGTAATCCAGCAGCCGTATTTCTTACACCATGGGCTAGGTGCAACCAACCTTTATCGGTTTTAATGGGTGCAGGTCCTAAGCCATTTTTAAGTTCATAAATAGTGTGATATACTTTATTATTGATTATTCTTTCGTCTTTAACGACAGGATTCATCATGTCGTCAATATATCCTAATCCGATGCCACCACCTTTTCCAACATCAATAAATCCTTGTTGGGGTCTTGTATAAACCGCGTATTTACCATTAATAAATTCTGGGTGAAGCACCACATTGCGTTGTTGTCCTGTGTTTGAAATTAAATCTGGTAGTCGTTCCCAATTAATCAAATCTTTTGTTCTTACTATACCAGCATTTGCAATAGCGCTACTTGTATCTTCTGGTGGCACATTTGGATCTTTACGTTCGGTGCAGAAAACACCGTAAATCCAACCATCTTCATGTTCTATTAGCCGCATGTCGTAAACATTAGTGTCCGGATTTCCTTCAATTTGAGGAATTACACACGGTTTTTCCCAAAATTCAAAGTTATCAATACCATTAGGACTTTCGGCCATTGAAAAAAACGATTTTCTATCGATACCTTCCGTACGAAGGCATAAAACATATTTACCGTGCCACTTTATAGCACCTGAATTCATGACCGCATTAAATCCTATTCTTTCTAAAACATTGGGGTTTGTTTTAGGATTTAAATCATATCTCCAATGGATTGGAATGTGCTCAGCGGTTACAATCGGGTTTTTATATCTATTATAAATGCCATTTGATTTAGAAATAGGCTCATTTATTTTACTAATTAATTTTTGATAAGCCTCCTTCACATCTTCTATATGGTTTGTTATCTTGTACAATGTATTATTATTTAAAAGTTATTAATTTAATTTTTCTTCTAGTGTGTTCCACCAATATTTTTTCAACAGGAATAGGCAAACAACTAAAACTGCTAAGGAAATATATAGAGGTGTGTTTTGTCTAAATATGAGATACATAGGACTAATTACTAAAGCTGTTTGTGCAATAATGCCAATAACAACATTGAACATATCTCTTCCAAAATCTGAATTCTTTTTAAAACTTGGATCTTCAGCTTTTAATTTTCCATAAATAGGTGACCAAAAACCCCAAGGTTTAACATTTTTATAAAAGGTCTTTAAAACAGCTTCCTCGGTTGGAGGCGCTGAATAAGTCCCTAAAATGGAACCAATAAGTGACACTACCAGTAAAACAGGAAATAGATATAAGCCTAAAACATCTGGAAATAACTCAGGCACAATAGCAGCTGCCAATAGTCCTGATGCCATTCCCCAAAAGAATCCTTCACCATTAAAGCGCCACCAGTGCCATTTTAAAATATTGGCACAGACATAACTACCATATAAAACAGAAACAATCCACTGTAATACAGAATTTACATCTTTAGCAAATAAACCTATTATAATGCTTATAAATACCACAATAATACCAGTTGCATAATTCATGTTTTTTATTTGAGTTGCACTCGCCTGTGGATTTTTATATTTTAAATAAATATCATTTACTAAATAAGCTTGTGCGGCATTTAAAGTTCCAGCAAAAGTTGACATAAATGCAGCAATTAAGCCAGCCAATAAAAGTCCTAATAAGCCAATTGGAACAAATTCTCTTATTGCGGTAGGTAGGATTAATTCAAAGTCAATGTCTCCAGAGACTGTTAATAAATCTAATCTTTCATAATAAACTAAGGCTAAAGCAGCAAACCCAGCAATCATTAAATAGCGAATAGGCATTAAGATTACAGAGACAAATCCACTCATTTTTGATGCTTCAGATGCTGATTTTGTGGAGAGTATTTTTTGCATATCGTAAGTAGGTGCAGGACCAGCAACACTAACTAAAACACCTTTAAAAACCATCATCATAAAGAAAATAGTAAATAAATTAAAACCATCTTCTTTAATTTTTTGATTAACTTCTGGGATAATAGAACTCCAATCCATATTTAATTGCCAATCGAAAAACGGACTTAACCAACCTTCTGGGACAATAAGCGTGTTTTCACCAATGGCAACAAATCCTAAATAACCAATTACCAATGCGGCAATAGTCATAATAGCAAATTGAACAACGTCTGCCCAAACAATGCCAGACATACCGCCAAGAAGTGAATAAAATACTGCAAAAAGTGTAAAAATGATGCCGTAAAAATGAGGAACAAACTCGGGTGTTACCGAAAAAGGAATGTAGTTGCTTACCACCTCCCAAGGAATAAAGATCTCTATAAATTTGCCTAAGCCTATAAACCCATAAGCTAAATAACCTAAACACATAATTAAAGCAAAAACCACAACAATTATATGCGACAGCTTAGCGCCTTTTTTATATCCAAATCGAGTGCCTATCCATTCTGCCCCTGTCGTAGCATTAGAACGTCTTAGCCATTTTGATAAGTAAACCATTAAAAATATCTGATTAAAAACTGGCCATAACCAAGGAATCCAAGCGCTTTTTATGCCATAAACAAACATGATGGTAACGAGCCAAATGGTACCCGAAATATCAAACATTCCAGACGCATTAGAAAGACCAAGTAAATACCAAGGAATCGATTTCCCTCCTAATAAATAATCATCTTTACTGCGTTGAGCTCTTTTTCTAAGGACTAAACCTATGACAATAATGGTGACTAAATAAGCGGCTATGATTAATATATCTGCGGTGTGAAGTAATTTCATAAAATAAACTTAGTTTATAATTTTAGTCTATTAATGTCTTTTAAAAATAATGCTTTTGGTTCTTTTGCGAAGATTTTAAAATCTGCTTCACTTTTATGACCTTTGTTCGGCATGTACTGCTCGCCTTCATTGCCATTCCTCCAAAATAGAATCCAAGAAATTCCAGAATTTTCAATGTTTGGATATAACACCTTAGTAAACCAATTTTGGTCTGGGACTAATTCTTGAATAAACCAATTTACCCCTGCAGATTTATTGACCCCCGTTTCAGTAAGTGCATATAGCTTACTTTTTTCGGTTGCTATGTTTTTTACAATTTTTAGATCATTTGCAATAGCGTTTGAGAATTCAACAGAATTCTGAAAATCATAGATATCGATACCTAAAATATCTACAAAAGTATCTCCAGGATAATAATCCATGTAATTATCGTTCGGATTTAATTTATTGGGAGCATATACATATATTAAATTATGAACATGATACTTATCCCTTAGTGAATAAATCGTATTTCGCCATAATTGCAGATACTCCAAGGAATTACAATTAGGGTTTCCCCACCAAAACCAGTCACCATTCATTTCATGATGAGGTCTAAATATTATGGGTATAGCTTTTCCTTTATATCTAATAGA
The nucleotide sequence above comes from Flavobacteriaceae bacterium HL-DH10. Encoded proteins:
- the bglX gene encoding beta-glucosidase BglX, whose translation is MDLQKLNIILSLTLMPFIACQAQKTFQMKNKNTFEQKIKVLLKQMTIEEKVGQMNQYNGFWDVTGPAPEGGSAEKKYEHLRKGWVGSMLTVRGVEQVRAVQKIAVEETRLGIPLIIGFDVIHGYKTLSPIPLAEAASWDLNAIKKSAETAAAEASASGINWTFGPMVDISRDARWGRSMEGAGEDPFLGSKIAVARVQGFQGDDLSSPTTIAACAKHFAAYGFSESGKEYNTVDIGTSTLHNIVLPPFKAAVDAGVRTLMNSFNELNGVPATGNVYLQRDILKGKWGFNGFVISDWASLNEMITWGHAKNKREAARLAALAGSDMDMEGYVYIEELAQLVKDGVIQEAILDDAVSRILRVKFELGLFDDPYKYCDEKREKETVGSKKAHEAVLDMAKKSIVLLKNQNKILPLKKEGQKIALIGALASDKNSPLGSWRIAAENNTAVSVLEGMQQYKGNELLFEKGSEFFIGDSNFLQEVKINTSNKSGVKEAVATAKKADVVVMVLGENGFQSGEGRSRTELDLPAIQQELLEEVYKVNPNIVLVLNSGRPLSINWADKHIPAIVEAWHLGTETGNAVAQVLYGDYNPSGKLPMTFPRNVGQVPIYYNYKNTGRPTNKDNNVFWSHYSDVEKTPLYPFGHGLSYTTFEYSDVILNGTSFKIGDDVDVSVTLKNTGKVTGKEVVQLYIRDLYASVTRPVKELKGFELVKLKAGESKTIHFTLNKETLGFYDNDGTYVVEPGDFKVFIGGSSITTLETDFKLVD
- a CDS encoding glycosidase is translated as MYKITNHIEDVKEAYQKLISKINEPISKSNGIYNRYKNPIVTAEHIPIHWRYDLNPKTNPNVLERIGFNAVMNSGAIKWHGKYVLCLRTEGIDRKSFFSMAESPNGIDNFEFWEKPCVIPQIEGNPDTNVYDMRLIEHEDGWIYGVFCTERKDPNVPPEDTSSAIANAGIVRTKDLINWERLPDLISNTGQQRNVVLHPEFINGKYAVYTRPQQGFIDVGKGGGIGLGYIDDMMNPVVKDERIINNKVYHTIYELKNGLGPAPIKTDKGWLHLAHGVRNTAAGLRYTLYMFMTDLNDISKVIHHPAGYFMAPENEERIGDVSNVLFSNGWIADDDGTVYIYYASCDTRMHVATSTIEKLIDYCMNTPEDKFTSAGSVETILNLIEKNKGLY
- a CDS encoding glycosyl hydrolase; amino-acid sequence: MGFIAIFNSCKPFYNTVYKKPQLVDTKASKQVKILHKKLFYLSKEGFAIGHQDATAYGIGWKQSDFPNMIKSDVNDILDDFPAVYGFDIGGIEKGKTNNLDGVPFDTMRALMIDAYSKGGIITVSWHADNPKTNGDSWDRTTAVQEIIGDGKLVKKYESWLSKVAVFLKSIRYKGKAIPIIFRPHHEMNGDWFWWGNPNCNSLEYLQLWRNTIYSLRDKYHVHNLIYVYAPNKLNPNDNYMDYYPGDTFVDILGIDIYDFQNSVEFSNAIANDLKIVKNIATEKSKLYALTETGVNKSAGVNWFIQELVPDQNWFTKVLYPNIENSGISWILFWRNGNEGEQYMPNKGHKSEADFKIFAKEPKALFLKDINRLKL
- a CDS encoding AGE family epimerase/isomerase, producing the protein MDTYDQLKSELNSELKNILSYWTNNTLDQEHGGFVGKIDHYNNVVSEAPKGIILNTRILWSFSAASNHLKTDEYRIICDRAFKYLKTFFNDVMHQGVFWELDYKGNPLNKRKQIYAQAFTIYALSEYYLFTKNEAAKNWAIELFELIEEHAKDDLNSGYFEAFHEDWSPIEDMRLSDKDMNASKTMNTHLHVLEAYTTLLKIHDNNQLRSSLKTLVDLFFEKFLNNKNHYDLFFDDTWHLLSDTVSFGHDIETAWLVIEAAKTLNNDFLLSKANEIALKVANTFLQEAIDETGAVLNEKNRNTNHIDTDKHWWPQVEALIGLKYAHSLETNDQYITASLKIWDYIKNHLLDHEHGEWFFRVDKNGTVYTQEDKVSMWKAPYHTSRACILLNK
- a CDS encoding beta-mannanase, which encodes MKINKPFLLVLTIVLFSACKSAKYRKSVRMVDIKQITVKDSQFIKEGKPYYFVGANYWYGPLIAAKNIGDRDRLIKELDLMKDLGIDNLRILVGAEGDGGDSKVYPALQYEQGKYNKNLLDGLDFLMAEMRKRNMYAVLYLNNNWIWSGGMSEYLKWNGYGEVPNPFLEQYTWDEYMNYTKQFHSCKPCKEAYYNHLRFIIGRTNKYSGIKYTEDNTVMSWQVANEPRVLMTPEHEKSFASWLNETVNLIKTLDTNHLTSTGTEGKHGFLEDIDMYKRLHANKNIDYLTLHIWPKNWSWYDINNEAQSTEESIEKTYQDIDEHMEVAKEFNKPLVMSEFGFPREKESLSPKASVENRDNYYKSVFNKVIESYKNQGVLAGANFWGFAGFAKTNPKNNNGKWQHGDDFTADPPQEPQGLNSVFASDVSTLQIIKQANETLNNLNK
- a CDS encoding sodium:solute symporter family protein — translated: MKLLHTADILIIAAYLVTIIVIGLVLRKRAQRSKDDYLLGGKSIPWYLLGLSNASGMFDISGTIWLVTIMFVYGIKSAWIPWLWPVFNQIFLMVYLSKWLRRSNATTGAEWIGTRFGYKKGAKLSHIIVVVFALIMCLGYLAYGFIGLGKFIEIFIPWEVVSNYIPFSVTPEFVPHFYGIIFTLFAVFYSLLGGMSGIVWADVVQFAIMTIAALVIGYLGFVAIGENTLIVPEGWLSPFFDWQLNMDWSSIIPEVNQKIKEDGFNLFTIFFMMMVFKGVLVSVAGPAPTYDMQKILSTKSASEASKMSGFVSVILMPIRYLMIAGFAALALVYYERLDLLTVSGDIDFELILPTAIREFVPIGLLGLLLAGLIAAFMSTFAGTLNAAQAYLVNDIYLKYKNPQASATQIKNMNYATGIIVVFISIIIGLFAKDVNSVLQWIVSVLYGSYVCANILKWHWWRFNGEGFFWGMASGLLAAAIVPELFPDVLGLYLFPVLLVVSLIGSILGTYSAPPTEEAVLKTFYKNVKPWGFWSPIYGKLKAEDPSFKKNSDFGRDMFNVVIGIIAQTALVISPMYLIFRQNTPLYISLAVLVVCLFLLKKYWWNTLEEKLN
- a CDS encoding glycosyl hydrolase; translated protein: MNNLYKFILVKLPVFIWLLLAFLAIGCSKDEFPEEPEIIDPSTPENAFVLQPEDTRLYMVNPNATTETAALFYNLKILSKSNFIVGQHNAFHNLYNDAIGDSDIKKTTGSDPGLLGSDFLFITDDLNDGTPTNWFYQQEQRIKADAVEAYNKGMVNAFSWHLREPYEGVSFYTSEMTDFQKNNAFKSILPKGENHEYYKQKIEKVAEVAKRMVGADGKLVPFIFRPFHEFDGDWFWWGASYCTPQQFIALWQFTVDYLRDTLNVNNILFAFSPDNSFISASEYLERYPGDNYVDIIGMDNYGDLNNQGQTGVDNANNKLQIISHLAIEKVKIAALTETGYFVTPGSNSPIPNFYSTNLYNAITVNNTEIGYMMFWYNSKDTYCTPAPGLPDTADFIAFANKPKSVLQNKLPNMYALPN